Within Acidobacteriota bacterium, the genomic segment TGTTCCATTATTGCGCGGGTGATCGCCTGTCGAATCCACCACGTGCCGTAGGTCGAGAATTTGCAACCACGCCGCCAATCAAACTTATCGACCGCCCGCATCAGACCAACGTTACCTTCCTGAATCAAATCGAGGAATTGCAGCCCGCGGTTGGTGTACTTCTTGGCTATCGAGACCACCAGTCGGAGATTCGATCTCACCATTTCGTCTCTTGCGAGGCTCGCTTCGACGTCCCCCGCGCTCATTCGTGCCAGCGCGCGCTCAAGCTCGGTCGCGCTGACGCGCCAGCGACCTTCCAACTCCATCAGATTCCGATTGGCCTTCCGAAATTCGCGCTTGAGCTCGAACTCATTGGCACGCGGTCTCCTTTTCCGTTCGAGCGCACCGCGCGCGCTTTCAATCGCAGCTTTCGCGGTGCGAGCATAGCCAACCGCGTCGCGAATCAGTCCGGCCAAGTGTTCACGTTGGGTCGCAGTGAGATCGAGCCCGCGGCACCGGCGGCTCAACTGCACTCGCTGGAGCGCGAGCTTGCGCCGCAGCCGTCGAAGCTTCTTTGAACTCTTCGGCTCGTTCTGAATTCGCGCGTGGAGCCTGAGCGCCGACTTGTACTCGGCGGCTATCCCGGCGATGGCGTCGAGCGTAGAGAGCAGGCACTCGTGTATGCCCGCTTCAGTTATGTCCTCCTGGTCGCGAAAGTTGATCACCTCGCGGATGTGCAGCTCGCCCCGTTTCAACCGCTCACGGATGGCAATGATCTCCTCGATGCATATGGGAAGGCGCGAGACGGCCTTTGCAGTCCGGCGACAGCCACGCTCGATCCGGACCGCCAGTGCGCCTTCGCCTTCGCGGGTCAGCATAGGAGTCACGCCCATTTCCCGAAGATAAACGCCTACGAGGTCCTCGGAGCTGTCGATTTCCTTAGCAGTCAGCTCGGCGGGCGCCTCGTTCTCTAGCTGTTCTTCCTTGTTTTCCGGTACGGATTCCCCGCTCGCCGTTTCGATCTCATCGAATTCAGTTGAGTATGTTTCCCGATCCGCACTTCCCACTAGATGAAGCCGGCGCGCCGCCGGCTCGGGATTCCGGCGCGCCGCAGTAGAACTTTCTTTCTTTCTCACAGTCTCTCCTTCAAAACACAGGGCTGAGTCATAGAAAGGGACTTGGATCATTCAAGCCGCATACTCCTTACGACGACGTGCTTAATGATCCCGACGACTGGATTGGCAAGGCGCATTCCCCTGGCGGGCTATGGTTGCCGCTCAAAGGGAGTTCTAGATGCCGCGATTACGGGAGGGCCCAAACAACTCTGGCTTATTCAAGTGGGGACAAGTTGTACCGTGCAGAAAAATGACACAGCCAATAAAGGGGCAAG encodes:
- a CDS encoding sigma-70 family RNA polymerase sigma factor: MRKKESSTAARRNPEPAARRLHLVGSADRETYSTEFDEIETASGESVPENKEEQLENEAPAELTAKEIDSSEDLVGVYLREMGVTPMLTREGEGALAVRIERGCRRTAKAVSRLPICIEEIIAIRERLKRGELHIREVINFRDQEDITEAGIHECLLSTLDAIAGIAAEYKSALRLHARIQNEPKSSKKLRRLRRKLALQRVQLSRRCRGLDLTATQREHLAGLIRDAVGYARTAKAAIESARGALERKRRPRANEFELKREFRKANRNLMELEGRWRVSATELERALARMSAGDVEASLARDEMVRSNLRLVVSIAKKYTNRGLQFLDLIQEGNVGLMRAVDKFDWRRGCKFSTYGTWWIRQAITRAIMEQAHTIRIPVHMVETINKQVQASRALEQELGHAPTAEDISKRLDVPEARVRKVLEVVQEPISLETPVGPDEDVSLGELIEDKSVAGFSAELINSDLRDAINEAFKHLTPREEKVLKMRFGLGHAGREHTLDEVGSHFGVTRERVRQIEAKALFKLQHPSRSSKLKTFAGPNLGPPQLTFKGQPPNRFPNSANMRSA